One Sphaeramia orbicularis chromosome 21, fSphaOr1.1, whole genome shotgun sequence DNA window includes the following coding sequences:
- the lrrfip1a gene encoding leucine-rich repeat flightless-interacting protein 1 isoform X12 codes for MSVGSRGSVRVEDRDYLEKGSRAASALTAGTLTSLGGTSSRRGSGETAITVDAETSLREIKEIHELKDQIQDVETKYTQNLKELKDALAEVEEKYRKAMVSNAQLDNEKNNLMYYVDTLKDSLMEMEELLSESRREYEEKVKEFEREKHAHSVLQFQFSEMKETLKQSEELLNEIRQLRMKQDGFNREISDLQETVEWKDKKIGALERQKEYTDAIRVERDELREEVVKLKDILKKHGIVLGPDLNINGDIGETDTDAPPSGDATTPTAQDSQTSPTEGNSMLGNTEETETRSSTKEEVEPQQHQEFPKKTKENHLNSDAVCNATDVSKLETSMEEQTEQQTFSIMESSIREKDVNVDMNEASVPDDKVTSPEENGSGTETFETENLEETTYPDIGEMETKMNETAQTCDNPSEGEGNQPDEVDSVKLNQTQSFPQQEITEGEIKESLPDESIPAVSKPEPQQEPKTLEERANEEAEEASNKSQPQGTSATGKKKKKKKRGKKKGGTNEDKTQEKAETEKYDSKTVKDIRSDPKDNGPATEPVTEGSVAETVKESKVDQVTKEESGHKNEEEKPVEAAETTLSYADVLKKDIESKETETVEAVAPTEAPHIENEQIRNAAVTDKEESLESEKIVVVEEVMPNETFNDNVEKAGSDIVTHKQDKEVTLETEKEAGPVTSPNQESYQMVSHPIDNSEGTENSSGFEKDSASCRDDPQRTADIPPDGDFKTETVDEHTSEQISNSPENPAETNSDPESCAAGSTDVGVESIGIDGATSTAQLPDNEITVGLQSSSPSEPSAVTDSDIDTHIDVPDETATSIDGANTEAETEQKSSSVTPSPEEDSEETLVETGQTEQNGELGEVENSGCSSVFLRLEERFDDENGPLETVNQGEIDNEESQTQCVDEIDESNAEVSLTTPVVDTAAAMKTSDSQVVAEVEPECSSQNVEDPEFKNAENDAETSVCYVVEQPEECSNDESEGNSVRMNQGTDKDDDEDGEEGQSFDFDDMEMEALLADSHPMNPLQEQAEEAEEAVPDEISELCQNNAEPQLQIQSNVPENNNEALPTDESTEAEALDKEPESVPQNEQTSVASAKAIPANVCEEQKNISEEEAGTAEDPRNIVEVLNVTVVENDNQAVSLPVEEGVDVIKQELQDKDSPNTSEMSSISEPALSGKDVKKNSKKGKSKGKEECKMS; via the exons ATGTCAGTGGGCAGCCGTGGCAGTGTCAGG GTTGAAGACAGAGATTATCTGGAGAAG GGATCTCGAGCGGCTTCTGCCTTAACAGCAGGAACTCTCACATCATTAGGCGGGACTTCCTCCAGGAGAGGAAGTGGTGAGACAGCTATAACTGTAGATGCTGAGACCTCCTTACGAGAAATCAAG GAGATTCATGAACTGAAGGATCAGATTCAAGATGTGGAAACCAAGTACACTCAGAACCTAAAAGAACTCAAG GATGCATTAGCAGAAGTAGAGGAGAAGTACCGCAAGGCCATGGTGTCCAACGCTCAGCTGGATAACGAGAAGAACAACCTGATGTACTATGTAGACACGCTCAAAGACTCCCTCATGGAGATGGAGGAGCTGCTGTCAGAGTCACGTCGGGAGTATGAGGAGAAAGTCAAG GAGTTTGAGCGGGAAAAACATGCCCACAGCGTGCTTCAGTTCCAGTTCAGTGAAATGAAAGAGACTCTAAAACAAAGTGAAGAGCTGCTAAAT GAGATCCGTCAGCTGCGCATGAAACAGGACGGCTTTAATAGAGAAATATCAGATCTACAAGAGACGGTGGAGTGGAAAGATAAAAAAATTGGG GCCTTAGAGCGACAGAAAGAATACACAGATGCTATTCGTGTTGAGCGGGATGAGCTCAGAGAAGAGGTGGTCAAGCTCAAAGACATTTTGAAG AAACATGGAATAGTGTTGGGACCTGATCTGAACATTAATGGAGACATTGGCGAGACAGACACCGACGCGCCCCCCAGTGGAGATGCAACTACCCCAACAGCCCAGGATTCACAGACGTCACCTACAGAGGGCAACAGCATGCTCG GAAACACAGAGGAGACAGAGACAAGGAGTAGCACTAAGGAAGAGGTTGAGCCACAGCAGCATCAAGAATTTCCGAAGAAAACCAAAGAGAATCACTTGAACTCTGATGCAGTCTGTAATGCAACTGATGTGTCCAAATTGGAAACATCCATGGAAGAGCAGACAGAACAACAGACATTCTCAATAATGGAAAGTAGTATCAGAGAAAAAGATGTGAATGTTGACATGAATGAGGCTTCAGTCCCAGATGACAAAGTAACAAGTCCTGAGGAAAACGGTTCAGGAACAGAAACATTTGAAACTGAGAATCTAGAAGAGACAACTTACCCAGACATAGGGGAGATGGAAACAAAGATGAATGAAACTGCACAGACATGTGACAACCCTTCTGAAGGTGAAGGAAACCAACCAGATGAAGTTGACTCagttaaactgaaccaaacacaatCATTCCCTCAGCAAGAAATCACAGAAGGTGAGATAAAAGAGAGTCTACCTGATGAATCCATTCCAGCTGTGTCAAAACCTGAACCACAACAAGAACCCAAGACTCTAGAAGAAAGAGCAAATGAAGAAGCAGAGGAGGCATCAAACAAATCCCAGCCTCAGGGCACTTCTGCCAcagggaaaaagaagaaaaagaagaagagaggcAAGAAAAAAGGTGGGACAAATGAGgacaaaactcaagaaaaagcaGAAACAGAGAAATATGATAGCAAAACTGTAAAAGACATCAGGTCAGATCCAAAAGATAATGGGCCAGCAACAGAACCTGTCACTGAAGGTTCTGTTGCTGAAACTGTCAAAGAGTCAAAAGTGGATCAGGTTACAAAGGAGGAGAGTGGGCACAAAAATGAGGAAGAAAAACCAGTCGAAGCAGCAGAGACCACCCTGTCGTATGCTGATGTTTTGAAGAAGGATATAGAGAGCAAAGAAACAGAGACAGTAGAGGCAGTGGCACCCACCGAAGCACCTCATattgaaaatgaacaaataagaaaTGCAGCTGTTACAGACAAAGAAGAGAGTTTGGAAAGTGAGAAAATTGTAGTAGTCGAGGAAGTGATGCCTAATGAAACCTTTAACGACAATGTGgaaaaagcaggttcagatatcGTCACACATAAGCAAGACAAGGAAGTAACTTTGGAAACGGAGAAAGAAGCAGGACCTGTAACAAGTCCTAATCAAGAATCCTACCAAATGGTGTCTCATCCTATTGATAACTCTGAAGGTACAGAGAACTCTAGCGGCTTTGAAAAAGATAGTGCTTCCTGTAGAGATGACCCTCAAAGGACAGCAGACATCCCACCTGATGGTGACTTCAAAACTGAGACTGTGGATGAGCACACATCTGAACAGATATCCAACAGCCCAGAAAATCCAGCTGAAACAAATAGTGATCCTGAATCATGTGCTGCAGgcagcactgatgttggtgtTGAATCCATAGGGATCGATGGAGCCACATCTACAGCCCAGTTGCCAGATAATGAGATTACGGTTGGGCTCCAGAGCTCATCTCCCTCTGAGCCTTCTGCAGTCACAGACTCCGACATTGACACCCATATTGACGTTCCAGATGAAACTGCGACAAGCATTGATGGAGCCAATACTGAGGCAGAGACTGAACAAAAATCCTCCAGCGTTACTCCAAGCCCTGAAGAGGATTCAGAGGAGACCTTGGTGGAGACTGGACAGACGGAGCAGAATGGAGAGTTGGGAGAAGTTGAAAACTCAGGTTGCTCATCAGTGTTTTTGAGACTTGAGGAAAGATTTGATGATGAAAATGGTCCTCTGGAGACTGTTAATCAAGGTGAAATTGATAATGAAGAAAGTCAGACGCAGTGTGTGGATGAGATTGATGAATCAAATGCTGAGGTCTCCTTGACAACACCAGTGGTGGATACTGCTGCTGCAATGAAGACCTCAGATTCTCAAGTAGTTGCTGAGGTTGAGCCGGAGTGCAGCTCACAAAATGTAGAAGATCCTGAATTTAAAAACGCTGAAAATGATGCAGAGACATCGGTTTGTTATGTGGTAGAGCAACCAGAGGAATGTAGCAATGATGAGTCTGAGGGTAATTCTGTACGCATGAATCAGGGTACggacaaagatgatgatgaagacgggGAGGAGGGACAGTCTTTCGATTTTGATGACATGGAGATGGAAGCACTTTTAGCAGACAGTCACCCTATGAATCCATTGCAGGAACAAGCTGAGGAGGCAGAGGAAGCAGTGCCCGATGAAATCTCTGAGCTGTGCCAAAATAATGCCGAGCCACAGCTGCAAATCCAAAGCAATGTCCCTGAAAACAACAATGAAGCGCTTCCAACTGATGAGAGTACTGAGGCAGAAGCACTAGATAAAGAGCCAGAAAGCGTTCCTCAAAATGAACAGACCTCTGTGGCTTCTGCAAAAGCCATCCCTGCAAATGTGTGTGAAGAGCAGAAAAATATATCTGAGGAGGAAGCAGGTACAGCAGAGGACCCAAGGAACATTGTAGAGGTTTTGAATGTGACGGTTGTAGAAAACGATAATCAGGCAGTGTCTTTACCAGTGGAGGAAGGGGTAGATGTCATTAAGCAGGAGCTGCAAGATAAAGATTCTCCAAATACAAGCGAGATGAGCAGTATTAGTGAGCCAGCACTGTCAGGGAAGGATGTGAAGAAGAACAGCAAAAAAGGCAAAAGCAAAGGAAAAGAGGAATGCAAGATGTCTTAG
- the lrrfip1a gene encoding leucine-rich repeat flightless-interacting protein 1 isoform X11, producing MGTQGTGRKRATNKERTTAEDDALNLIAREAEARLAAKRAARAEAREIRMKELERQQKEIFQVQKKYYGLDPKLDDRVDSKWGDIEQWMEDSERYSRPSRIHMQDTSCHTPLLSDDDERMSVGSRGSVRVEDRDYLEKGSRAASALTAGTLTSLGGTSSRRGSGETAITVDAETSLREIKDALAEVEEKYRKAMVSNAQLDNEKNNLMYYVDTLKDSLMEMEELLSESRREYEEKVKEFEREKHAHSVLQFQFSEMKETLKQSEELLNKHGIVLGPDLNINGDIGETDTDAPPSGDATTPTAQDSQTSPTEGNSMLGNTEETETRSSTKEEVEPQQHQEFPKKTKENHLNSDAVCNATDVSKLETSMEEQTEQQTFSIMESSIREKDVNVDMNEASVPDDKVTSPEENGSGTETFETENLEETTYPDIGEMETKMNETAQTCDNPSEGEGNQPDEVDSVKLNQTQSFPQQEITEGEIKESLPDESIPAVSKPEPQQEPKTLEERANEEAEEASNKSQPQGTSATGKKKKKKKRGKKKGGTNEDKTQEKAETEKYDSKTVKDIRSDPKDNGPATEPVTEGSVAETVKESKVDQVTKEESGHKNEEEKPVEAAETTLSYADVLKKDIESKETETVEAVAPTEAPHIENEQIRNAAVTDKEESLESEKIVVVEEVMPNETFNDNVEKAGSDIVTHKQDKEVTLETEKEAGPVTSPNQESYQMVSHPIDNSEGTENSSGFEKDSASCRDDPQRTADIPPDGDFKTETVDEHTSEQISNSPENPAETNSDPESCAAGSTDVGVESIGIDGATSTAQLPDNEITVGLQSSSPSEPSAVTDSDIDTHIDVPDETATSIDGANTEAETEQKSSSVTPSPEEDSEETLVETGQTEQNGELGEVENSGCSSVFLRLEERFDDENGPLETVNQGEIDNEESQTQCVDEIDESNAEVSLTTPVVDTAAAMKTSDSQVVAEVEPECSSQNVEDPEFKNAENDAETSVCYVVEQPEECSNDESEGNSVRMNQGTDKDDDEDGEEGQSFDFDDMEMEALLADSHPMNPLQEQAEEAEEAVPDEISELCQNNAEPQLQIQSNVPENNNEALPTDESTEAEALDKEPESVPQNEQTSVASAKAIPANVCEEQKNISEEEAGTAEDPRNIVEVLNVTVVENDNQAVSLPVEEGVDVIKQELQDKDSPNTSEMSSISEPALSGKDVKKNSKKGKSKGKEECKMS from the exons CAGGATACCTCGTGTCATACACCACTG CTCTCAGATGACGATGAGCGGATGTCAGTGGGCAGCCGTGGCAGTGTCAGG GTTGAAGACAGAGATTATCTGGAGAAG GGATCTCGAGCGGCTTCTGCCTTAACAGCAGGAACTCTCACATCATTAGGCGGGACTTCCTCCAGGAGAGGAAGTGGTGAGACAGCTATAACTGTAGATGCTGAGACCTCCTTACGAGAAATCAAG GATGCATTAGCAGAAGTAGAGGAGAAGTACCGCAAGGCCATGGTGTCCAACGCTCAGCTGGATAACGAGAAGAACAACCTGATGTACTATGTAGACACGCTCAAAGACTCCCTCATGGAGATGGAGGAGCTGCTGTCAGAGTCACGTCGGGAGTATGAGGAGAAAGTCAAG GAGTTTGAGCGGGAAAAACATGCCCACAGCGTGCTTCAGTTCCAGTTCAGTGAAATGAAAGAGACTCTAAAACAAAGTGAAGAGCTGCTAAAT AAACATGGAATAGTGTTGGGACCTGATCTGAACATTAATGGAGACATTGGCGAGACAGACACCGACGCGCCCCCCAGTGGAGATGCAACTACCCCAACAGCCCAGGATTCACAGACGTCACCTACAGAGGGCAACAGCATGCTCG GAAACACAGAGGAGACAGAGACAAGGAGTAGCACTAAGGAAGAGGTTGAGCCACAGCAGCATCAAGAATTTCCGAAGAAAACCAAAGAGAATCACTTGAACTCTGATGCAGTCTGTAATGCAACTGATGTGTCCAAATTGGAAACATCCATGGAAGAGCAGACAGAACAACAGACATTCTCAATAATGGAAAGTAGTATCAGAGAAAAAGATGTGAATGTTGACATGAATGAGGCTTCAGTCCCAGATGACAAAGTAACAAGTCCTGAGGAAAACGGTTCAGGAACAGAAACATTTGAAACTGAGAATCTAGAAGAGACAACTTACCCAGACATAGGGGAGATGGAAACAAAGATGAATGAAACTGCACAGACATGTGACAACCCTTCTGAAGGTGAAGGAAACCAACCAGATGAAGTTGACTCagttaaactgaaccaaacacaatCATTCCCTCAGCAAGAAATCACAGAAGGTGAGATAAAAGAGAGTCTACCTGATGAATCCATTCCAGCTGTGTCAAAACCTGAACCACAACAAGAACCCAAGACTCTAGAAGAAAGAGCAAATGAAGAAGCAGAGGAGGCATCAAACAAATCCCAGCCTCAGGGCACTTCTGCCAcagggaaaaagaagaaaaagaagaagagaggcAAGAAAAAAGGTGGGACAAATGAGgacaaaactcaagaaaaagcaGAAACAGAGAAATATGATAGCAAAACTGTAAAAGACATCAGGTCAGATCCAAAAGATAATGGGCCAGCAACAGAACCTGTCACTGAAGGTTCTGTTGCTGAAACTGTCAAAGAGTCAAAAGTGGATCAGGTTACAAAGGAGGAGAGTGGGCACAAAAATGAGGAAGAAAAACCAGTCGAAGCAGCAGAGACCACCCTGTCGTATGCTGATGTTTTGAAGAAGGATATAGAGAGCAAAGAAACAGAGACAGTAGAGGCAGTGGCACCCACCGAAGCACCTCATattgaaaatgaacaaataagaaaTGCAGCTGTTACAGACAAAGAAGAGAGTTTGGAAAGTGAGAAAATTGTAGTAGTCGAGGAAGTGATGCCTAATGAAACCTTTAACGACAATGTGgaaaaagcaggttcagatatcGTCACACATAAGCAAGACAAGGAAGTAACTTTGGAAACGGAGAAAGAAGCAGGACCTGTAACAAGTCCTAATCAAGAATCCTACCAAATGGTGTCTCATCCTATTGATAACTCTGAAGGTACAGAGAACTCTAGCGGCTTTGAAAAAGATAGTGCTTCCTGTAGAGATGACCCTCAAAGGACAGCAGACATCCCACCTGATGGTGACTTCAAAACTGAGACTGTGGATGAGCACACATCTGAACAGATATCCAACAGCCCAGAAAATCCAGCTGAAACAAATAGTGATCCTGAATCATGTGCTGCAGgcagcactgatgttggtgtTGAATCCATAGGGATCGATGGAGCCACATCTACAGCCCAGTTGCCAGATAATGAGATTACGGTTGGGCTCCAGAGCTCATCTCCCTCTGAGCCTTCTGCAGTCACAGACTCCGACATTGACACCCATATTGACGTTCCAGATGAAACTGCGACAAGCATTGATGGAGCCAATACTGAGGCAGAGACTGAACAAAAATCCTCCAGCGTTACTCCAAGCCCTGAAGAGGATTCAGAGGAGACCTTGGTGGAGACTGGACAGACGGAGCAGAATGGAGAGTTGGGAGAAGTTGAAAACTCAGGTTGCTCATCAGTGTTTTTGAGACTTGAGGAAAGATTTGATGATGAAAATGGTCCTCTGGAGACTGTTAATCAAGGTGAAATTGATAATGAAGAAAGTCAGACGCAGTGTGTGGATGAGATTGATGAATCAAATGCTGAGGTCTCCTTGACAACACCAGTGGTGGATACTGCTGCTGCAATGAAGACCTCAGATTCTCAAGTAGTTGCTGAGGTTGAGCCGGAGTGCAGCTCACAAAATGTAGAAGATCCTGAATTTAAAAACGCTGAAAATGATGCAGAGACATCGGTTTGTTATGTGGTAGAGCAACCAGAGGAATGTAGCAATGATGAGTCTGAGGGTAATTCTGTACGCATGAATCAGGGTACggacaaagatgatgatgaagacgggGAGGAGGGACAGTCTTTCGATTTTGATGACATGGAGATGGAAGCACTTTTAGCAGACAGTCACCCTATGAATCCATTGCAGGAACAAGCTGAGGAGGCAGAGGAAGCAGTGCCCGATGAAATCTCTGAGCTGTGCCAAAATAATGCCGAGCCACAGCTGCAAATCCAAAGCAATGTCCCTGAAAACAACAATGAAGCGCTTCCAACTGATGAGAGTACTGAGGCAGAAGCACTAGATAAAGAGCCAGAAAGCGTTCCTCAAAATGAACAGACCTCTGTGGCTTCTGCAAAAGCCATCCCTGCAAATGTGTGTGAAGAGCAGAAAAATATATCTGAGGAGGAAGCAGGTACAGCAGAGGACCCAAGGAACATTGTAGAGGTTTTGAATGTGACGGTTGTAGAAAACGATAATCAGGCAGTGTCTTTACCAGTGGAGGAAGGGGTAGATGTCATTAAGCAGGAGCTGCAAGATAAAGATTCTCCAAATACAAGCGAGATGAGCAGTATTAGTGAGCCAGCACTGTCAGGGAAGGATGTGAAGAAGAACAGCAAAAAAGGCAAAAGCAAAGGAAAAGAGGAATGCAAGATGTCTTAG
- the lrrfip1a gene encoding leucine-rich repeat flightless-interacting protein 1 isoform X10, translating into MGTQGTGRKRATNKERTTAEDDALNLIAREAEARLAAKRAARAEAREIRMKELERQQKEIFQVQKKYYGLDPKLDDRVDSKWGDIEQWMEDSERYSRPSRIHMQDTSCHTPLLSDDDERMSVGSRGSVRVEDRDYLEKGSRAASALTAGTLTSLGGTSSRRGSGETAITVDAETSLREIKEIHELKDQIQDVETKYTQNLKELKDALAEVEEKYRKAMVSNAQLDNEKNNLMYYVDTLKDSLMEMEELLSESRREYEEKVKEFEREKHAHSVLQFQFSEMKETLKQSEELLNKHGIVLGPDLNINGDIGETDTDAPPSGDATTPTAQDSQTSPTEGNSMLGNTEETETRSSTKEEVEPQQHQEFPKKTKENHLNSDAVCNATDVSKLETSMEEQTEQQTFSIMESSIREKDVNVDMNEASVPDDKVTSPEENGSGTETFETENLEETTYPDIGEMETKMNETAQTCDNPSEGEGNQPDEVDSVKLNQTQSFPQQEITEGEIKESLPDESIPAVSKPEPQQEPKTLEERANEEAEEASNKSQPQGTSATGKKKKKKKRGKKKGGTNEDKTQEKAETEKYDSKTVKDIRSDPKDNGPATEPVTEGSVAETVKESKVDQVTKEESGHKNEEEKPVEAAETTLSYADVLKKDIESKETETVEAVAPTEAPHIENEQIRNAAVTDKEESLESEKIVVVEEVMPNETFNDNVEKAGSDIVTHKQDKEVTLETEKEAGPVTSPNQESYQMVSHPIDNSEGTENSSGFEKDSASCRDDPQRTADIPPDGDFKTETVDEHTSEQISNSPENPAETNSDPESCAAGSTDVGVESIGIDGATSTAQLPDNEITVGLQSSSPSEPSAVTDSDIDTHIDVPDETATSIDGANTEAETEQKSSSVTPSPEEDSEETLVETGQTEQNGELGEVENSGCSSVFLRLEERFDDENGPLETVNQGEIDNEESQTQCVDEIDESNAEVSLTTPVVDTAAAMKTSDSQVVAEVEPECSSQNVEDPEFKNAENDAETSVCYVVEQPEECSNDESEGNSVRMNQGTDKDDDEDGEEGQSFDFDDMEMEALLADSHPMNPLQEQAEEAEEAVPDEISELCQNNAEPQLQIQSNVPENNNEALPTDESTEAEALDKEPESVPQNEQTSVASAKAIPANVCEEQKNISEEEAGTAEDPRNIVEVLNVTVVENDNQAVSLPVEEGVDVIKQELQDKDSPNTSEMSSISEPALSGKDVKKNSKKGKSKGKEECKMS; encoded by the exons CAGGATACCTCGTGTCATACACCACTG CTCTCAGATGACGATGAGCGGATGTCAGTGGGCAGCCGTGGCAGTGTCAGG GTTGAAGACAGAGATTATCTGGAGAAG GGATCTCGAGCGGCTTCTGCCTTAACAGCAGGAACTCTCACATCATTAGGCGGGACTTCCTCCAGGAGAGGAAGTGGTGAGACAGCTATAACTGTAGATGCTGAGACCTCCTTACGAGAAATCAAG GAGATTCATGAACTGAAGGATCAGATTCAAGATGTGGAAACCAAGTACACTCAGAACCTAAAAGAACTCAAG GATGCATTAGCAGAAGTAGAGGAGAAGTACCGCAAGGCCATGGTGTCCAACGCTCAGCTGGATAACGAGAAGAACAACCTGATGTACTATGTAGACACGCTCAAAGACTCCCTCATGGAGATGGAGGAGCTGCTGTCAGAGTCACGTCGGGAGTATGAGGAGAAAGTCAAG GAGTTTGAGCGGGAAAAACATGCCCACAGCGTGCTTCAGTTCCAGTTCAGTGAAATGAAAGAGACTCTAAAACAAAGTGAAGAGCTGCTAAAT AAACATGGAATAGTGTTGGGACCTGATCTGAACATTAATGGAGACATTGGCGAGACAGACACCGACGCGCCCCCCAGTGGAGATGCAACTACCCCAACAGCCCAGGATTCACAGACGTCACCTACAGAGGGCAACAGCATGCTCG GAAACACAGAGGAGACAGAGACAAGGAGTAGCACTAAGGAAGAGGTTGAGCCACAGCAGCATCAAGAATTTCCGAAGAAAACCAAAGAGAATCACTTGAACTCTGATGCAGTCTGTAATGCAACTGATGTGTCCAAATTGGAAACATCCATGGAAGAGCAGACAGAACAACAGACATTCTCAATAATGGAAAGTAGTATCAGAGAAAAAGATGTGAATGTTGACATGAATGAGGCTTCAGTCCCAGATGACAAAGTAACAAGTCCTGAGGAAAACGGTTCAGGAACAGAAACATTTGAAACTGAGAATCTAGAAGAGACAACTTACCCAGACATAGGGGAGATGGAAACAAAGATGAATGAAACTGCACAGACATGTGACAACCCTTCTGAAGGTGAAGGAAACCAACCAGATGAAGTTGACTCagttaaactgaaccaaacacaatCATTCCCTCAGCAAGAAATCACAGAAGGTGAGATAAAAGAGAGTCTACCTGATGAATCCATTCCAGCTGTGTCAAAACCTGAACCACAACAAGAACCCAAGACTCTAGAAGAAAGAGCAAATGAAGAAGCAGAGGAGGCATCAAACAAATCCCAGCCTCAGGGCACTTCTGCCAcagggaaaaagaagaaaaagaagaagagaggcAAGAAAAAAGGTGGGACAAATGAGgacaaaactcaagaaaaagcaGAAACAGAGAAATATGATAGCAAAACTGTAAAAGACATCAGGTCAGATCCAAAAGATAATGGGCCAGCAACAGAACCTGTCACTGAAGGTTCTGTTGCTGAAACTGTCAAAGAGTCAAAAGTGGATCAGGTTACAAAGGAGGAGAGTGGGCACAAAAATGAGGAAGAAAAACCAGTCGAAGCAGCAGAGACCACCCTGTCGTATGCTGATGTTTTGAAGAAGGATATAGAGAGCAAAGAAACAGAGACAGTAGAGGCAGTGGCACCCACCGAAGCACCTCATattgaaaatgaacaaataagaaaTGCAGCTGTTACAGACAAAGAAGAGAGTTTGGAAAGTGAGAAAATTGTAGTAGTCGAGGAAGTGATGCCTAATGAAACCTTTAACGACAATGTGgaaaaagcaggttcagatatcGTCACACATAAGCAAGACAAGGAAGTAACTTTGGAAACGGAGAAAGAAGCAGGACCTGTAACAAGTCCTAATCAAGAATCCTACCAAATGGTGTCTCATCCTATTGATAACTCTGAAGGTACAGAGAACTCTAGCGGCTTTGAAAAAGATAGTGCTTCCTGTAGAGATGACCCTCAAAGGACAGCAGACATCCCACCTGATGGTGACTTCAAAACTGAGACTGTGGATGAGCACACATCTGAACAGATATCCAACAGCCCAGAAAATCCAGCTGAAACAAATAGTGATCCTGAATCATGTGCTGCAGgcagcactgatgttggtgtTGAATCCATAGGGATCGATGGAGCCACATCTACAGCCCAGTTGCCAGATAATGAGATTACGGTTGGGCTCCAGAGCTCATCTCCCTCTGAGCCTTCTGCAGTCACAGACTCCGACATTGACACCCATATTGACGTTCCAGATGAAACTGCGACAAGCATTGATGGAGCCAATACTGAGGCAGAGACTGAACAAAAATCCTCCAGCGTTACTCCAAGCCCTGAAGAGGATTCAGAGGAGACCTTGGTGGAGACTGGACAGACGGAGCAGAATGGAGAGTTGGGAGAAGTTGAAAACTCAGGTTGCTCATCAGTGTTTTTGAGACTTGAGGAAAGATTTGATGATGAAAATGGTCCTCTGGAGACTGTTAATCAAGGTGAAATTGATAATGAAGAAAGTCAGACGCAGTGTGTGGATGAGATTGATGAATCAAATGCTGAGGTCTCCTTGACAACACCAGTGGTGGATACTGCTGCTGCAATGAAGACCTCAGATTCTCAAGTAGTTGCTGAGGTTGAGCCGGAGTGCAGCTCACAAAATGTAGAAGATCCTGAATTTAAAAACGCTGAAAATGATGCAGAGACATCGGTTTGTTATGTGGTAGAGCAACCAGAGGAATGTAGCAATGATGAGTCTGAGGGTAATTCTGTACGCATGAATCAGGGTACggacaaagatgatgatgaagacgggGAGGAGGGACAGTCTTTCGATTTTGATGACATGGAGATGGAAGCACTTTTAGCAGACAGTCACCCTATGAATCCATTGCAGGAACAAGCTGAGGAGGCAGAGGAAGCAGTGCCCGATGAAATCTCTGAGCTGTGCCAAAATAATGCCGAGCCACAGCTGCAAATCCAAAGCAATGTCCCTGAAAACAACAATGAAGCGCTTCCAACTGATGAGAGTACTGAGGCAGAAGCACTAGATAAAGAGCCAGAAAGCGTTCCTCAAAATGAACAGACCTCTGTGGCTTCTGCAAAAGCCATCCCTGCAAATGTGTGTGAAGAGCAGAAAAATATATCTGAGGAGGAAGCAGGTACAGCAGAGGACCCAAGGAACATTGTAGAGGTTTTGAATGTGACGGTTGTAGAAAACGATAATCAGGCAGTGTCTTTACCAGTGGAGGAAGGGGTAGATGTCATTAAGCAGGAGCTGCAAGATAAAGATTCTCCAAATACAAGCGAGATGAGCAGTATTAGTGAGCCAGCACTGTCAGGGAAGGATGTGAAGAAGAACAGCAAAAAAGGCAAAAGCAAAGGAAAAGAGGAATGCAAGATGTCTTAG